A single genomic interval of Argopecten irradians isolate NY chromosome 8, Ai_NY, whole genome shotgun sequence harbors:
- the LOC138329523 gene encoding glycosyl hydrolase YngK-like encodes MAVINIADRKRIVQVVVINLIIICMMSGNIKGQDAGWPVHEFRGVWVATVANIDWPSTPHLTPSQQRQELTSMLDKFQELNFNAVILQIRTSGDAFYQSSLEPWSSYLTGKQGDAPNPIYDPLSFAIEEAHQRNMQLHAWFNPYRARAGSTRRSDLAPNHVCRRFSGACHEYGHNLWMDPGDPDVQNFTLRVFMDVVERYDVDGIHMDDYFYPYPVSGEDFPDTVTYRLHGGTMSLADWRRDNINKFIRNLSEGIKTKKPFVAFGISPFGIWKPGHPSHVVGLNAYDEIYADSRKWLENGWVDYFTPQLYWKIDPPAQSYTALLDWWTQQNSRKRHIYSGNAVSNIVTKSWPITEIKRQVRESRLRRPKLSLGNVFFNAKYFIRNTDGISGMFKVDLYSSPSIVPEMTWLNKTWTLPTPENVLASGTSATWTANDSPAIRSWAMYKTYAEGWLLVKVLNRHVTSVDHLERGTYAVCTIDRLGGQSVAVKFVVNEIPVVG; translated from the exons ATGGCGGTTATAAATATAGCCGACCGTAAGAGGATCGTACAG GTAGTCGTCATCAACTTGATAATTATCTGTATGATGTCAGGGAACATAAAAGGTCAAG ATGCTGGCTGGCCTGTTCACGAGTTCCGAGGAGTGTGGGTAGCGACGGTGGCTAACATTGATTGGCCTTCTACGCCGCATCTCACACCGAGCCAGCAAAGACAGGAGCTCACATCAATGTTGGACAAATTTCAGGAGCTGAACTTTAATGCAGTCATTTTACAAATACGAACCTCAGGTGATGCATTCTACCAATCTTCTCTGGAACCATGGAGTTCTTACCTGACTGGAAAGCAGGGAGATGCTCCGAACCCTATATACGACCCTCTATCATTTGCAATTGAGGAAGCACATCAAAGAAACATGCAATTGCACGCTTGGTTCAACCCTTACAGAGCACGTGCCGGAAGTACAAGAAGATCAGACTTAGCACCAAACCATGTTTGTCGTCGTTTCAGTGGTGCATGTCACGAATATGGACACAACCTGTGGATGGACCCAGGTGATCCAGACGTACAGAATTTCACGTTAAGAGTATTTATGGATGTTGTTGAACGTTATGATGTGGACGGAATACACATGGATGACTACTTCTATCCGTATCCAGTATCTGGCGAGGACTTCCCGGACACGGTCACCTACCGGTTACATGGAGGCACCATGTCCCTGGCCGACTGGAGAAGagataatatcaataaatttaTCAGAAACCTTTCGGAAGGCATCAAGACTAAAAAGCCATTTGTTGCTTTTGGGATTAGTCCTTTTGGAATATGGAAACCCGGACATCCTAGCCATGTCGTGGGACTGAACGCATATGATGAAATTTATGCAGATTCACGAAAATGGTTAGAAAATGGGTGGGTTGATTACTTTACTCCCCAGCTATATTGGAAAATAGATCCTCCGGCTCAGAGCTACACTGCTCTTCTGGACTGGTGGACACAACAAAATTCTCGCAAGAGACACATCTACTCTGGCAATGCAGTCTCCAATATTGTGACGAAATCGTGGCCTATCACAGAGATAAAAAGGCAGGTGAGAGAGTCCCGACTCCGAAGACCAAAGCTAAGTCTTGGAAATGTATTTTTCAACGCAAAATATTTCATACGGAACACAGACGGGATAAGTGGCATGTTTAAAGTTGATTTATACAGCTCACCCTCAATTGTACCGGAAATGACGTGGCTAAATAAAACATGGACGCTACCAACACCTGAGAATGTGTTGGCTAGTGGAACATCTGCTACATGGACGGCAAACGACTCACCAGCTATTCGTTCTTGGGCTATGTACAAGACATACGCGGAGGGTTGGCTTTTGGTAAAAGTTCTAAATAGACACGTTACCTCGGTCGATCACCTCGAGAGAGGCACATATGCTGTATGTACTATTGATAGACTAGGAGGCCAAAGCGTGGCGGTCAAATTCGTTGTTAACGAAATACCCGTAGTAGGTTAG